One genomic segment of Spiroplasma endosymbiont of Poecilobothrus nobilitatus includes these proteins:
- a CDS encoding energy-coupling factor transporter ATPase: MSKVKKQPKIEALQNVDITFTDVSYVYAPKTPYEYTSLQDINVVIKPGKITAIIGSTGSGKSTLIQHINGLLIPTTGVVDANGFIIKAKQKRIKNIKQLRKSIGLVFQFPEYQLFEETIEKDIMFGPVHLGESKEVARENAKKYLEMVGLPLNYLERSPFDLSGGQKRRVAIAGILAMEGNTLILDEPTAGLDPEGEEDFIKLFQRINKEQNKRIILVTHNMDHVLENADEVIALKEGRILKVGTPFEIFKDKNLLQELLIEPPKIYHLIYQLQEKGLDLTNVNIRNIDQLAKEIIQHKEQKRKG, encoded by the coding sequence ATGTCAAAAGTAAAAAAACAACCTAAAATTGAAGCATTACAAAATGTTGATATTACATTCACAGATGTGTCTTATGTTTATGCTCCTAAAACACCTTATGAATATACTTCCTTGCAAGATATTAATGTTGTTATTAAACCTGGGAAAATTACTGCTATTATTGGATCAACAGGAAGTGGCAAATCAACCTTAATTCAACATATCAATGGTTTATTAATTCCAACCACAGGAGTTGTTGATGCAAATGGTTTTATTATTAAAGCAAAACAAAAACGAATTAAAAATATTAAACAATTACGAAAATCAATTGGCTTAGTGTTCCAGTTTCCAGAATATCAATTATTTGAAGAAACAATTGAAAAAGATATTATGTTTGGTCCAGTTCACTTGGGTGAAAGTAAAGAAGTTGCTCGAGAAAATGCTAAAAAATACTTAGAAATGGTTGGTTTACCATTAAATTATTTAGAGCGTTCACCGTTTGATTTATCAGGAGGGCAAAAACGCCGGGTTGCGATTGCAGGAATTTTAGCAATGGAGGGTAATACTCTAATTTTAGATGAACCAACCGCTGGGTTAGATCCTGAAGGTGAAGAGGATTTTATTAAGTTATTTCAACGGATTAATAAGGAACAAAATAAACGGATTATTTTAGTAACGCATAATATGGACCATGTTTTAGAAAATGCTGATGAAGTTATCGCTTTAAAAGAAGGCCGAATTTTAAAAGTTGGAACACCATTTGAAATTTTTAAGGATAAAAATTTATTACAAGAATTATTAATTGAACCACCAAAAATTTATCATTTGATTTATCAATTGCAAGAAAAAGGTCTTGATTTAACAAATGTTAATATTCGTAATATTGACCAATTAGCAAAAGAAATTATTCAACATAAAGAACAAAAAAGAAAGGGATAA
- a CDS encoding energy-coupling factor transporter transmembrane component T, which translates to MRLSFGRYIAYNSPIHRMDPRVKLFMLLSLMISIFFSTGFTGYAILGITIFSLFFLAKLPPRLLRALLKPILFMFIILLLINCFLVTDGYIGWHWGGKATATGPVAAGGKSWFAFSEKAIFNALYMACRIYLMILITTILTATTRPLDLTLALEDLLSPLKLVRFPVHILSTIISISLRMIPTLIEEAGRIMKAQSSRGVDFKNGHFKDKIKSTTALIIPLLVSAFQKAEDLAYAMDARGYDPHAKRTRYRHYRIHFSDVLLFIFGVGIASIIIAQSVTMGQYETFYEVWHWDNNSNRWIFGKIKTGFLQIRIPHIDEFVLEW; encoded by the coding sequence ATGCGCTTATCATTTGGACGTTATATTGCTTATAATTCCCCAATTCATAGAATGGATCCGCGGGTAAAATTATTTATGTTGTTATCATTAATGATATCAATCTTTTTTTCAACTGGTTTTACCGGTTATGCCATTTTAGGAATAACAATTTTTAGTTTGTTCTTTTTAGCGAAATTACCGCCAAGGTTATTACGAGCATTACTAAAACCAATCTTATTTATGTTTATTATTTTGTTGTTAATTAATTGCTTTTTAGTTACGGATGGTTATATTGGATGACATTGAGGTGGAAAAGCAACAGCAACAGGGCCTGTTGCTGCGGGAGGAAAAAGTTGATTTGCTTTTTCTGAAAAAGCTATTTTTAATGCCCTTTATATGGCATGCCGGATTTATTTAATGATTTTAATTACAACAATTTTAACGGCAACAACGCGCCCATTAGATTTAACTTTAGCATTAGAAGATTTATTAAGTCCATTAAAACTAGTTCGCTTTCCAGTTCATATTTTATCAACAATTATTTCAATTTCCTTACGAATGATTCCAACTTTAATTGAAGAAGCAGGACGGATTATGAAAGCGCAATCCTCACGTGGGGTTGATTTTAAAAATGGCCATTTTAAAGATAAAATTAAGTCAACAACAGCTTTAATTATTCCGTTATTAGTATCAGCATTTCAAAAAGCTGAAGATTTAGCATATGCAATGGATGCTCGTGGTTATGACCCCCATGCCAAACGAACACGTTATCGTCATTATCGGATTCATTTTTCTGATGTGTTATTATTTATTTTTGGGGTTGGAATTGCTAGCATTATTATTGCTCAATCAGTAACAATGGGACAATATGAAACCTTTTATGAAGTTTGACATTGAGATAACAATTCTAATAGATGAATATTTGGCAAAATTAAAACAGGATTTTTACAAATTCGGATTCCACATATTGATGAATTTGTTTTAGAATGATAA
- the truA gene encoding tRNA pseudouridine(38-40) synthase TruA, which translates to MIMLYLLLSIEYDGYDYSGWVKQKNARTIQGELEKAFFGICHQKIWTLGASKTDAGVHACDQKVLVKLPFQPRHLAFFIKTVSQTLPPNINIKGYQLVAENFSVRTAKVKEYVYTINDQEYDLFNHRYELKVNAPLNVRKLHQISQIFVGTHNFTYFAGIKPTEDIATARTINKIWVKRNKAKKIEIHFMGKSFIRYQIRMLTQNILACYAGKVSLNELQAQLNCPPKGTITKYCAKPYGLCLKKIKY; encoded by the coding sequence ATGATAATGTTATATTTATTATTAAGTATTGAATATGATGGTTATGATTATAGCGGCTGAGTTAAACAAAAAAATGCTCGAACAATTCAAGGCGAATTGGAGAAAGCATTTTTTGGTATTTGTCATCAAAAAATTTGAACTTTAGGAGCTAGTAAAACGGATGCTGGTGTGCACGCTTGTGATCAAAAGGTATTAGTAAAACTACCATTCCAACCACGACATTTAGCTTTTTTTATTAAAACCGTTAGTCAAACTTTACCACCAAATATTAATATTAAAGGATATCAGCTTGTAGCCGAAAATTTTAGTGTTCGAACTGCAAAAGTAAAAGAATATGTTTATACAATTAATGATCAAGAGTATGATCTTTTTAACCACCGTTATGAACTTAAAGTTAATGCACCATTAAATGTTAGAAAGTTACATCAAATTAGTCAAATTTTTGTTGGAACACACAATTTTACTTATTTTGCAGGGATTAAACCAACCGAGGATATTGCAACAGCACGAACAATTAACAAAATTTGGGTTAAACGAAACAAAGCAAAAAAAATTGAAATTCATTTCATGGGAAAAAGTTTTATTCGTTATCAAATTCGAATGTTGACACAAAATATTTTAGCTTGTTATGCTGGCAAAGTTAGTTTAAATGAATTACAAGCACAATTAAACTGCCCCCCTAAAGGAACAATAACAAAATATTGTGCAAAACCATATGGTTTATGTTTGAAAAAAATTAAATATTAA